Sequence from the Diorhabda carinulata isolate Delta chromosome 5, icDioCari1.1, whole genome shotgun sequence genome:
CACCGTCTAGCGAATCACTTCCCGACGCGCGAGTTTTCCAAGGAAAAGTCCTTTTTCTATTAACTTCTTCAAACTGACAAAAGTTGCGTCGCTCGAAATTGTACAACTCACAAATTTACAGTTCGACATCTGTCAAATTGAGTCACGTATCTTTTGAAGGTTGGGGTTGATTGAAAATCGTAAGGATTTAATGTTAATAGCGCCATCTATGTCTCAGTccacttaataataaatttctaggAACGTTTCATGGACACCAGGCAAATAACTAAACTACGAGCAGAAATTTTAAGATTACAATCGAAATTTCAAAAGGAACACTCtgatttgttgaaaaaagttgatattgcgaataaagaaaaaaaagatatcAACAAACAATTATTGGCGATTCAGAAAGACAATAAAACCGCTCGACAACAAATTGAAGAATTGATACAAGAAAAGGTTTgttctataataaatttcttatttattactCATACAATATTGGTTGAATTTTCACGATGTGGCAACACTGGCAGTGTGATGTTTCGAAAGTTGACAGTTGACGTTGCGTTATAAAGACGATCGACAAGAATTTAGGGCAACAGACACTTTGGCGGACCTACGGAGAGAAGGTTATGTCATTAGACCAAGTATTTCGACAGGCTTGAAGCAGAAGTTTCCTTATTTTCTTCGCGAATcgattagaaaatattattggcTACAAAATTTCAATCGTACTTCAACCAACTGTCAAGTATCTCCTATGGACCTCCGGATCTTTGGACCAGGATCACTTTAGGAATCCCTGATCTAAAGATGGAAAATTGTGTAGATCCCAGTCGAGACTCACCTAGATTTCTAGGTGTTTACCTGGATTATACTGGGATTTCCAAATTGACGAAAGTACATGGTAGATGTACCATCAACCTTTTGGCGTTTTCCCACTATATTCCTTGGTACTAATTCAGTATCTGTAGATTTTACTAcggaaatttttttgaatcccTTTGAATCTTTCCTCGGATCTTTGAGAATTAACCTGGATCATATTCTCGTACCATTGGCCATCTATTTCGGATTTACCGTAGAGTTAATTTCCTTTCGGTAGATTTATTTCACCAATTTTTGAAACAGACGTATTTTTGAAGGGTATGTTGCTGAAGAAATTGGAAATCGCTACGAAAGACATAAAATCGAATACGAAATCGAAAAAAGCCGTTATGACGAAATTAGAAGAGCTCACCATCAGTTCCGAAACGTTGAAACAAGAACTCGAACAAGTTTCCAGagataaaaacattttggaaaacaaattgAAAGTATTGCAAGGGGAATACGAGAAGTTGCAAGAACGAATCATTTTACCGAGCGACGTTAATTTCCGCGAAGATTACCACGTTAATACACCGGAAAGAGACACTAAcgatagaaatataaataacactAATAcgaataaaatggaaaaaactcaAAGTATTGGAAGGTTTAGCGAAAAAACGgtaaatttgttttctttttaaatcgttttttttttttaaattttttccatatctgATCTTCTAGGATATCGAACAACAATCGATTTCGCAAACGGAACTCGATATGAAAAACATTCaagtaaaaattaaacaactagaaaaaaatttagaaaacttcaATGCCGAAAAACCggaattcaatttcaaaaaatcagaCGTAAGTTTAGGCAACGGTCATTAAaagcataaaattttattcggCAAATATTTGTTCGGTTTCTTCACCTCCTTATGATAACTCTCAAATTAATGGTTTAACagtaacataacctcaaaaggACTCTtcaccttcaatctctgaaaaCGCTAACTTGGATATCGAAACGTGTTTCGAAttgtgtaatagtgagtgttggtgtgCTGATAGTGTAGTGTAGTGCCCATTATCAAACAAGAACTTCCGACCATACAATAAAATATGGATCTTGTTCTCCCGGAGCCGTTGGTGTACCAAGTAGCTCCATTATTCAGTACCACGGATCTTGCGGCGATCACTCACCAGATTTTGTCCTCCTGGAGCCGTTTTTGTACCAGGTGGATCCATTATTCAGTACTACGGATCTTGCAGCGATCACTCACCAGATTTTGTCCTCCTGGAGCCGTTTTTGTACCAGGTGGATCCATTATTCAGTACTACGGATCTTGCAGCGATCACTCACCAGATTTTGTCCTCCTGGAGCCGTTTTTGTACCAGGTGGATCCATTATTCAGTACTACGGATCTTGCAGCGATCACTCACCAGATTTTGTCCTCCTGGAGCCGTTTTTGTACCAAGTAGATCCATTATTCAGTACTACGGATCTTGCAGCGATCACTCACCAGATTTTGTCCTCCTGGAGCCGTTTTTGTACCAGGTGGATCCATTATTCAGTACTACGGATCTTGCAGCGATCACTCACCAGATTTTGTCCTCCTGGAGCCGTTTTTGTACCAAGTAGATCCATTATTCAGTACCACGGATCTTGCAGCGATCACTCACCAGATTTTGTCCTCCTGGAGCCGTTTTTGTACCAGGTGGATCCATTATTCAGTACTACGGATCTTGCAGCGATCACTCACCAGATTTTGACCTCCTGGAGCCGTTTTTGTACCAAGTAGCAGCGATGTGTGCTTCCACACCAACCCTTATTGTTAACGGTAGTAGGCGTCATTTGGCGGATGTTCAGCCCGTATGGCTTCGAATGGTATCGCTATATCCAAGGGTGAGAGGACCTGGAAGCCCGTACGCATGGAATCTATGATACTGAGACACGTGAGGTCCTGGAATCGCACTCTTGTTTCTCGTTTTCTCTGTACAGGGCTACCATACGTTACTCTTAGATATTTTGCGGTTTTAGAGGACGTGAGAGTCGCGTTTGCAAAGTGATATTTGGGAGCGTGCCGATGTGAAAAGAAGAAGCTCGGTTTTCATCTTACAACCTAGTTTTCGCGGGGAGTACTACCTTTCTCTACAAccagtttaaacatttttagcCTGAGCTCAATTTGAATTTCGGCGATAACAAAAACGTATACGACGAAGATACTGATAACGATTATTTTTTCCCGAACACCAGTCCTAGACTTAGATATTGGTCTGGAAGGGCAGGAGACGTGGTAAGCTTCAGGCCATCATTCATTTTGATCGATTCGCATTCACCAAGCGCTAGCGTGGTGAGTATTAAAATCTCGACCACATCTACATCATTCTAAACACGTGATCTAGTTTTTGTTTCAACTAGTTTATGTTCTATTTACGTC
This genomic interval carries:
- the LOC130894343 gene encoding uncharacterized protein LOC130894343 isoform X1, whose protein sequence is MHVKYKRHKMFIHWKSLLAFGLIFWLLLCATDLFGGHPRGYIYNVEDYDLLYEALYMEKLDRSENVILKLRDFGALLLLWNFATFVCSVIVCQFVKSCWWLIFNVKIKTILWKCLTLNFARTNSLSKINSTVSKIPIKIKPAPLTSLQVMDLKKRLALKSDVSCPNFLRERTCSNLSDSTTKSAPRCHMLFRNNKIFIPPKEERFMDTRQITKLRAEILRLQSKFQKEHSDLLKKVDIANKEKKDINKQLLAIQKDNKTARQQIEELIQEKGMLLKKLEIATKDIKSNTKSKKAVMTKLEELTISSETLKQELEQVSRDKNILENKLKVLQGEYEKLQERIILPSDVNFREDYHVNTPERDTNDRNINNTNTNKMEKTQSIGRFSEKTDIEQQSISQTELDMKNIQVKIKQLEKNLENFNAEKPEFNFKKSDPELNLNFGDNKNVYDEDTDNDYFFPNTSPRLRYWSGRAGDVVSFRPSFILIDSHSPSASVIQSLASKVNDKVRCLNNIKEKCETEVDEYSSQESLEDLRTPRRIVSSSVAFQKFLKNLQPDSARLPYDSQSECCF